In Nitratireductor basaltis, the following are encoded in one genomic region:
- a CDS encoding cytochrome c1: protein MKLLLNGFAALGLGLLTAASASAAEYPIKKPVEQDWSFEGPFGTYDRGQLQRGFKVYREVCASCHSLNLVAFRTLEDLGYSEEQVRALASEYEVQDGPDDAGDMFTRPATPSDYFPAPFENPQQAAASNNGAYPPDLSLMAKARTAERGFPTFVFDIFTQYAEGGVDYVYNLLTGYEEDSHGHEVPPGTYYNPYFLKAASLAMAPPLSDGVVAYEDGAPETVDQYARDVSAFLMWTAEPHMEARKSTGFVVMVFLVLFGGLMYLTKRKIWAEAH from the coding sequence ATGAAACTTCTCCTCAATGGGTTCGCAGCGCTCGGCCTTGGCCTCCTGACGGCTGCTTCCGCCAGTGCTGCCGAATATCCGATCAAGAAGCCGGTCGAGCAGGACTGGTCCTTCGAAGGTCCTTTCGGCACCTATGACCGCGGTCAGCTGCAGCGCGGCTTCAAGGTCTATCGCGAGGTTTGCGCCTCCTGTCACTCGCTCAACCTGGTGGCCTTCCGCACGCTGGAAGATCTGGGTTATTCGGAAGAGCAGGTGCGTGCACTGGCCAGCGAATACGAAGTACAGGACGGTCCGGATGATGCGGGTGACATGTTCACCCGTCCCGCAACCCCGTCGGACTACTTCCCCGCACCCTTCGAAAATCCACAGCAGGCGGCAGCTTCCAATAATGGTGCCTATCCGCCGGATCTGTCGCTGATGGCAAAGGCGCGTACGGCCGAGCGTGGTTTCCCGACCTTCGTCTTCGACATCTTTACCCAATATGCCGAAGGTGGTGTGGACTATGTCTACAATCTGCTTACCGGCTATGAGGAAGATTCCCACGGTCACGAAGTGCCGCCCGGCACCTATTACAACCCGTACTTCCTGAAGGCGGCATCGCTCGCCATGGCTCCGCCGCTCTCCGATGGCGTCGTCGCCTATGAAGACGGTGCGCCCGAGACGGTTGACCAGTATGCGCGTGATGTCTCCGCGTTCCTGATGTGGACCGCAGAGCCGCATATGGAAGCGCGCAAGTCGACCGGCTTCGTGGTCATGGTCTTCCTGGTGCTCTTCGGCGGTCTGATGTATCTGACCAAGCGCAAGATCTGGGCAGAAGCACACTGA
- a CDS encoding phosphoribosyltransferase, translated as MGQATQWFFSENGYSFKHMQKCPERARLFLEYSASPDPNLLFLDQTLLQRVKVHKRGATSYFSVRAWRQNVRELQLKAMRNLKRTPSEENAQHIASEIVAAARLLTNGAAYDCVCPVPAGSSGKTNNFATIIAWYVARELNLPMYRALQGCTMAASAHKSTSSHPMQSRHFRSKLVDARVREKFCLLVDDVATTGVHFERCTAQLAKMGSPAVCVCWIA; from the coding sequence ATGGGACAGGCTACGCAGTGGTTTTTCTCGGAGAATGGGTACTCGTTCAAGCATATGCAGAAATGCCCGGAGAGAGCCAGGCTGTTCCTTGAATACAGCGCCTCGCCGGACCCCAATCTTCTCTTTCTCGATCAGACACTCTTGCAGCGGGTAAAGGTACACAAGCGCGGTGCGACATCCTATTTCAGCGTTCGCGCATGGCGGCAGAATGTGCGTGAGCTTCAGCTGAAAGCGATGCGGAACTTGAAGCGTACGCCCAGCGAAGAAAACGCGCAGCATATCGCATCAGAGATCGTCGCGGCCGCCAGGCTGCTGACGAACGGAGCGGCTTATGACTGCGTGTGCCCGGTTCCGGCAGGCTCCTCGGGCAAGACGAACAACTTTGCGACAATCATCGCCTGGTATGTGGCGCGGGAGCTGAACCTGCCCATGTATCGTGCACTGCAGGGGTGCACGATGGCGGCAAGCGCCCACAAAAGTACTAGCAGCCACCCCATGCAAAGCCGGCATTTCCGGTCGAAGCTGGTGGACGCCCGCGTGCGCGAGAAATTCTGCCTTCTCGTAGACGATGTCGCGACCACGGGTGTTCATTTCGAACGATGCACTGCACAGCTCGCCAAGATGGGAAGCCCTGCGGTATGTGTTTGCTGGATCGCTTAA
- a CDS encoding adenine phosphoribosyltransferase, whose amino-acid sequence MKQTLEQTLRAAIRTIPDYPKPGIQFRDITTLLGDARAFRRSVDELVHPYAGMKVDKIAGIEARGFILGGAMAHQLSSGFIPIRKKGKLPHETVRVAYSLEYGIDEMEMHRDAVKEGEKVILVDDLIATGGTAEGAVKLLRQMGAQIVAACFVIDLPDLGGRAKLEALGVEVNTLIAYEGD is encoded by the coding sequence ATGAAACAAACGCTTGAACAGACGCTGCGTGCGGCGATCCGCACCATTCCGGACTATCCCAAGCCCGGCATCCAGTTTCGCGACATCACCACATTGCTGGGTGACGCACGAGCATTCCGCCGCTCTGTGGACGAGCTCGTGCATCCCTATGCGGGCATGAAGGTCGACAAGATTGCCGGTATAGAAGCACGCGGCTTCATTCTCGGTGGTGCAATGGCGCACCAGCTGTCATCCGGCTTCATTCCGATCCGCAAGAAGGGCAAGCTCCCGCATGAGACGGTGCGCGTCGCCTACAGCCTCGAATATGGCATCGACGAGATGGAGATGCATCGCGACGCGGTAAAGGAAGGCGAGAAGGTCATTCTGGTCGACGACCTCATCGCTACAGGTGGCACCGCCGAAGGCGCGGTAAAGCTTCTGCGCCAGATGGGTGCGCAGATCGTAGCGGCCTGCTTCGTCATCGACCTGCCGGATCTCGGTGGCCGTGCGAAACTGGAAGCGCTTGGCGTCGAGGTGAACACGCTCATCGCCTATGAGGGCGACTGA
- a CDS encoding cytochrome b: MSSGHSTYTPKTGFGRWMDARMPLPRLVYDSFVAYPVPRNLNYAYTFGGILSLMLMAQILTGVVLAMHYAANTEIAFLSVEKIMRDVNSGWLLRYLHANGASMFFIAVYIHIFRGLYYGSYKAPRELLWILGCIIYLLMMATAFMGYVLPWGQMSFWGATVITGFFTAIPVVGSWIQELLLGGFAVGDPTLNRFFSLHYLLPFMIAGVVVLHVWALHVTGQTNPTGIEVKSKTDTVAFTPYATVKDAFAMVLFLILFAYFVFYIPNYLGHADNYIEADPLNTPAHIVPEWYFLPFYAILRAITFNIGPIDSKLGGVLAMFGAIAVLFVVPWLDTSKVRSAVYRPWYKLFFWLFVVNAIFLGWLGSRPAEGVYVALAQVSTLYYFAFFIVIMPVLGLIETPRRLPNSITEAVLEKKKGGKSTIAPAAAE, translated from the coding sequence ATGAGCAGCGGACACTCTACCTACACGCCGAAGACCGGCTTTGGTCGCTGGATGGATGCGCGCATGCCTTTGCCGCGCCTCGTCTATGATTCCTTCGTGGCCTATCCGGTGCCACGCAATCTGAACTACGCCTACACCTTCGGCGGCATCCTGAGCCTCATGCTGATGGCCCAGATCCTGACCGGCGTGGTGCTGGCCATGCATTATGCAGCCAACACGGAAATCGCGTTCCTCTCGGTCGAGAAGATCATGCGCGACGTCAATTCCGGCTGGCTTCTTCGCTATCTGCACGCCAATGGCGCGTCGATGTTCTTCATCGCCGTCTATATCCACATCTTCCGCGGTCTCTATTACGGCTCCTACAAGGCGCCGCGCGAGCTTCTGTGGATCCTGGGCTGCATCATCTATCTCCTGATGATGGCGACCGCCTTCATGGGCTATGTGCTGCCCTGGGGCCAGATGTCCTTCTGGGGAGCAACGGTCATCACCGGCTTCTTCACCGCAATTCCCGTGGTCGGCAGCTGGATCCAGGAACTGCTTCTGGGCGGCTTTGCCGTTGGCGATCCGACGCTCAACCGCTTCTTCTCGCTTCACTATCTTCTGCCCTTCATGATCGCCGGCGTCGTGGTTCTCCACGTCTGGGCGCTGCATGTGACGGGGCAGACGAACCCGACGGGCATCGAGGTGAAGTCGAAGACGGACACGGTTGCCTTCACGCCCTATGCGACGGTGAAGGACGCCTTCGCGATGGTGCTGTTCCTCATCCTGTTCGCCTATTTCGTCTTCTACATCCCGAACTATCTGGGACATGCGGACAACTATATCGAGGCGGACCCGCTCAACACGCCGGCTCACATCGTTCCGGAATGGTACTTCCTGCCCTTCTACGCGATCCTGCGTGCCATCACCTTCAATATCGGCCCGATCGACTCCAAGCTTGGCGGCGTCCTGGCCATGTTCGGCGCAATCGCGGTGCTCTTCGTGGTGCCGTGGCTTGATACCTCGAAGGTACGCTCGGCAGTCTACCGCCCGTGGTACAAGCTCTTCTTCTGGCTCTTCGTCGTGAACGCCATCTTCCTTGGCTGGCTCGGTTCGCGGCCTGCGGAAGGTGTCTATGTGGCGCTGGCACAGGTATCGACGCTGTACTACTTCGCATTCTTCATCGTCATCATGCCGGTTCTCGGCCTGATCGAGACCCCGCGGCGCCTGCCGAACTCGATCACCGAGGCTGTTCTTGAAAAGAAGAAGGGCGGCAAGTCGACCATCGCGCCGGCCGCAGCCGAATGA
- the petA gene encoding ubiquinol-cytochrome c reductase iron-sulfur subunit translates to MSASDSTEHTRRDFLYVATGMAGVVGAAGVAWPFIDQMRPDASTRALASIQVDVSGVEPGMSLTVKWRGKPVFIRNRTEAEIEAAREVAIEDLKDPIARNENLSGEVPATDEARSAGEGRENWLVMVGVCTHLGCVPLGQAGDFGGWFCPCHGSHYDTAGRIRKGPAPTNLPVPTLTFVNDTTIEIG, encoded by the coding sequence GTGAGCGCTAGCGATTCGACCGAACATACCCGTCGCGATTTTCTCTATGTGGCAACCGGCATGGCCGGTGTGGTGGGCGCCGCAGGCGTCGCCTGGCCGTTTATCGATCAGATGCGTCCAGACGCATCGACGCGTGCCCTTGCTTCCATTCAGGTGGATGTCTCCGGCGTCGAGCCGGGCATGAGCCTGACGGTGAAGTGGCGCGGCAAGCCCGTCTTCATTCGCAACCGTACCGAAGCCGAGATCGAGGCCGCCCGCGAAGTGGCCATCGAGGATCTCAAGGACCCGATTGCGCGCAACGAGAATCTTTCAGGCGAAGTGCCGGCCACCGATGAGGCCCGTTCGGCCGGTGAAGGCCGTGAGAACTGGCTGGTGATGGTTGGCGTCTGCACCCATCTGGGCTGCGTGCCGCTTGGCCAGGCCGGTGATTTCGGCGGGTGGTTCTGCCCCTGCCACGGTTCGCACTACGACACTGCGGGACGCATCCGCAAAGGCCCGGCGCCGACGAACCTTCCGGTTCCAACGCTCACCTTCGTCAATGATACGACGATCGAGATCGGCTAA
- a CDS encoding MaoC family dehydratase: MTLEEFLQIGRTVVIGAHRLETGEILHFARKYDPQLFHTDEEAARKSVLGGLCASGWHTCALWMKYNVAAGFGEAEWQGEGPAPIFGPSPGFRDLRWLKPAYAGDTLTFARQSIGFRPLTSRPGWYVLNGLATADNQEGERVMSFESAVLFHHARHEEKAQSPS; this comes from the coding sequence ATGACGCTTGAAGAGTTTCTCCAGATAGGCCGCACGGTCGTTATTGGCGCACACCGGCTGGAAACAGGCGAAATACTGCACTTTGCCCGCAAATATGACCCGCAGCTTTTCCATACGGACGAAGAGGCTGCGCGCAAAAGCGTTCTCGGCGGGCTATGCGCCTCCGGCTGGCATACATGCGCACTTTGGATGAAATACAATGTTGCCGCCGGTTTTGGTGAGGCGGAATGGCAAGGGGAAGGACCTGCCCCCATATTTGGCCCTTCACCGGGCTTTCGTGACCTGAGATGGCTGAAGCCTGCCTATGCAGGTGACACACTCACCTTTGCGCGGCAATCGATAGGCTTCCGCCCTCTCACCTCGCGCCCCGGCTGGTACGTGTTGAACGGTCTTGCTACTGCGGACAATCAAGAGGGCGAGCGGGTCATGAGTTTTGAAAGCGCGGTGCTTTTCCATCATGCCCGCCACGAGGAGAAAGCTCAGTCGCCCTCATAG
- a CDS encoding peroxiredoxin: MLNRKVPDVTFRTRVRDESIEGPNPYRWEDRTTADFFSGKRVVLFSLPGAFTPTCSTYQLPDFEKLHDEFKAEGIDEIYCISVNDAFVMNAWAKQQGIEKVKVIPDGSGEFTRKMGMLVAKDNLGFGMRSWRYAAVVNNGLVEQWFEEEGFSDNCQSDPYGVSSPQNILENLRAEKSQAA, translated from the coding sequence ATGCTCAACCGCAAAGTCCCCGACGTCACCTTCCGCACCCGCGTGCGTGACGAGTCCATCGAAGGACCGAACCCATATCGCTGGGAAGACAGGACCACTGCCGATTTCTTCAGCGGCAAGCGCGTCGTGCTGTTCTCCCTGCCGGGCGCATTCACCCCGACCTGCTCCACCTACCAGCTTCCCGATTTCGAGAAGCTCCATGACGAGTTCAAGGCTGAAGGCATCGACGAGATCTACTGCATCTCCGTCAACGATGCCTTCGTGATGAACGCCTGGGCAAAGCAGCAGGGCATCGAGAAGGTGAAGGTCATTCCCGACGGCTCCGGCGAGTTCACCCGCAAGATGGGCATGCTCGTTGCCAAGGACAATCTCGGCTTCGGGATGCGCTCCTGGCGCTATGCGGCCGTTGTCAACAACGGTCTGGTGGAGCAGTGGTTCGAGGAAGAAGGCTTTTCCGACAATTGCCAGAGCGATCCATACGGCGTCTCTTCCCCGCAGAACATTCTAGAAAATCTGCGCGCAGAGAAGAGCCAGGCGGCCTGA
- the pth gene encoding aminoacyl-tRNA hydrolase, which produces MLIIAGLGNPGRQYENNRHNVGFMAADAIFRRHSFSPWSKKFSAEIATGTLGGEKVILIKPQTFMNLSGQAIGEAMRFYKLEPKDLVVLYDELDLAPAKLRIKTGGGHGGHNGIKSIDAHCGKDYRRVRIGIGHPGDKARVHGHVLGDFAKVDQDWLEPMLDAIADNAEMLVRGDDSGFMNRVSLAVKGKSGEAETPAPQKPKKQSHIRQARQSKPAVNIPEDGPMAAMLKKLLGDKN; this is translated from the coding sequence ATGCTCATCATTGCAGGTCTTGGAAATCCTGGCCGGCAATATGAAAATAACCGGCACAATGTCGGCTTCATGGCGGCGGATGCGATATTCCGCCGCCATTCCTTTTCGCCCTGGTCGAAGAAGTTTTCGGCCGAGATTGCCACAGGCACGCTGGGCGGCGAGAAGGTTATTCTGATCAAGCCCCAGACCTTCATGAACCTGTCCGGTCAAGCTATCGGCGAGGCAATGCGCTTCTACAAGCTGGAGCCGAAGGATCTGGTCGTACTCTATGACGAGCTTGATCTGGCGCCCGCAAAGCTGCGCATCAAGACCGGCGGCGGCCATGGCGGCCACAACGGCATCAAGTCCATCGACGCCCATTGCGGCAAGGACTACCGGCGCGTGCGCATCGGCATCGGCCATCCCGGCGACAAGGCGCGCGTGCATGGTCACGTGCTGGGCGATTTCGCCAAGGTGGATCAGGACTGGCTCGAACCGATGCTTGATGCCATCGCGGATAATGCCGAGATGCTGGTGCGCGGTGACGATTCCGGCTTCATGAATCGTGTCAGCCTTGCGGTCAAAGGCAAGAGCGGCGAAGCGGAGACCCCTGCCCCGCAAAAGCCGAAGAAGCAAAGCCATATCCGGCAGGCAAGACAATCGAAGCCGGCAGTAAACATCCCCGAAGACGGGCCCATGGCCGCCATGCTGAAGAAGCTTCTGGGCGACAAGAACTGA
- a CDS encoding 50S ribosomal protein L25/general stress protein Ctc, protein MSHQSYELKAEARERVGKGSARAARRNGKVPAVIYGEKEAPLAIALPYKELTMKIHGGGFMTTIATIDVDGKKIQVLPKDYQLDPVRDFTMHVDFLRVGKNTVVTVNVPVHFTNEEASPGIKRGGVLNIVRHEVEFTCPANSIPEFIEVDLTGSELGDSIHISAVKLPEGVTPTITDRDFTIATVAAPAGLKSDDAADEGGEEEAAEEGGEE, encoded by the coding sequence ATGAGCCATCAGTCATATGAACTGAAGGCCGAGGCGCGCGAACGGGTCGGTAAGGGGTCCGCCCGTGCAGCTCGGCGCAACGGCAAGGTACCCGCTGTCATCTACGGCGAAAAGGAAGCCCCGCTGGCAATCGCTCTGCCATACAAGGAGCTGACCATGAAGATTCATGGCGGCGGCTTCATGACGACGATCGCCACGATCGATGTTGACGGCAAGAAGATTCAGGTCCTGCCGAAGGACTACCAGCTTGACCCCGTGCGCGACTTCACCATGCATGTGGACTTCCTGCGCGTCGGCAAGAACACCGTCGTGACCGTGAATGTGCCCGTGCACTTCACCAATGAGGAAGCTTCCCCCGGCATCAAGCGCGGCGGCGTCCTCAACATCGTGCGTCACGAAGTCGAGTTCACCTGCCCGGCCAATTCGATCCCCGAATTCATCGAGGTTGATCTGACGGGTTCCGAGCTTGGTGACTCCATCCACATCTCCGCAGTCAAGCTGCCGGAAGGTGTCACGCCAACCATCACCGACCGCGATTTCACCATCGCGACGGTTGCAGCGCCCGCCGGCCTGAAGTCCGACGACGCGGCTGATGAAGGTGGCGAAGAGGAAGCAGCAGAAGAGGGCGGCGAGGAGTAA
- a CDS encoding MaoC family dehydratase translates to MNDTTKIPAYRTFEDFEQGAEIDLGSREVSAEEIVEFASEFDPQPMHLNEESGRASLLGGLAASGWHTNAIFMRMMCDAFLLSSSSQGSPGIETLKWKKPVMAGDILSGRSTVIAKRELKSRPELGMVTLRHELRNQHGEVVLQLQNPIMFRKRRDRDDA, encoded by the coding sequence ATGAACGACACCACCAAAATCCCAGCATACCGGACCTTTGAGGACTTCGAGCAGGGTGCGGAAATCGACCTCGGATCGCGTGAGGTCAGTGCCGAGGAGATCGTCGAATTTGCGAGCGAATTCGATCCGCAACCCATGCATTTGAACGAGGAAAGCGGACGCGCCTCCCTGCTCGGCGGTCTTGCAGCATCGGGTTGGCACACAAACGCGATCTTCATGCGCATGATGTGCGACGCATTCCTGTTGTCCTCAAGCTCGCAGGGGTCTCCCGGTATCGAGACACTGAAGTGGAAAAAACCGGTCATGGCCGGTGACATTCTGTCCGGTCGCTCCACGGTTATCGCCAAACGCGAACTGAAATCCCGACCGGAACTCGGGATGGTCACGTTGCGGCACGAGCTTCGAAACCAGCACGGCGAAGTCGTACTACAGCTGCAGAACCCGATCATGTTCCGCAAACGCCGAGACCGCGATGACGCTTGA
- the ychF gene encoding redox-regulated ATPase YchF, protein MGFKCGIVGLPNVGKSTLFNALTKTAAAQAANYPFCTIEPNTGEVAVPDPRLKKIAQIASSKEVVPTRISFVDIAGLVRGASKGEGLGNQFLANIREVDAIVHVLRCFEDDDITHVEGRVDPVADAETVETELMLSDLESLERRTTQMRKRATGKDKEAQTLLPMMDEALKLLQDGKPVRLLLDGIAAEDLKILRSLNLLTSKPVLYVCNVAEGDAAEGNEHSAKVQEMAAAQGAKTVVISAAIEAEVAQLADEEAAEYLDAMGLEEPGLDRLIRAGYELLDLITFFTAGPKEARAWTVAKGSKAPQAAGVIHTDFERGFIRAQTIAYDDYVTLGGETAARDAGKARDEGKEYVVADGDVMLFKFNT, encoded by the coding sequence ATGGGTTTCAAATGTGGCATTGTCGGCTTGCCCAATGTCGGCAAGTCCACGCTGTTCAACGCGCTCACCAAGACGGCGGCAGCGCAGGCGGCGAATTATCCGTTTTGCACGATTGAACCGAATACCGGCGAAGTGGCCGTGCCTGATCCGCGCCTGAAGAAGATCGCGCAGATCGCTTCTTCCAAGGAAGTGGTGCCGACGCGCATCTCCTTCGTGGACATTGCGGGCCTCGTGCGTGGCGCGTCCAAGGGTGAAGGCCTGGGCAACCAGTTCCTCGCCAATATCCGCGAAGTCGACGCCATCGTGCATGTGCTGCGCTGCTTCGAAGATGACGACATCACCCATGTGGAAGGTCGTGTCGATCCCGTGGCCGATGCCGAGACGGTCGAGACGGAGCTGATGCTTTCCGATCTTGAGAGCCTCGAGCGCCGCACCACCCAGATGCGCAAGCGCGCCACCGGCAAGGACAAGGAAGCGCAGACGCTTCTGCCGATGATGGACGAGGCGCTGAAGCTTCTGCAGGACGGCAAGCCGGTTCGCCTGCTGCTCGACGGCATTGCCGCCGAGGACCTGAAGATCCTGCGCAGCCTGAATCTTCTGACCTCCAAGCCTGTACTCTATGTCTGCAATGTCGCCGAAGGTGACGCCGCAGAAGGCAACGAGCATTCCGCCAAGGTGCAGGAAATGGCTGCAGCACAGGGTGCGAAGACGGTTGTCATCTCTGCTGCCATCGAGGCGGAGGTAGCACAGCTCGCCGACGAGGAAGCTGCCGAATATCTGGACGCAATGGGCCTGGAAGAGCCCGGCCTCGACCGCCTGATCCGTGCGGGCTACGAGCTTCTGGACCTCATCACCTTCTTCACCGCCGGGCCGAAGGAAGCCCGCGCATGGACCGTTGCAAAGGGCTCCAAGGCACCGCAGGCCGCAGGCGTGATCCACACCGATTTCGAACGCGGCTTCATCCGTGCGCAGACCATCGCCTATGATGATTACGTGACGCTTGGTGGTGAGACGGCAGCCCGCGATGCCGGCAAGGCCCGAGACGAAGGCAAGGAATATGTCGTCGCCGATGGTGACGTGATGCTCTTCAAGTTCAACACCTGA
- a CDS encoding LysE family translocator has product MITWALFIPACFALNCAPGPNNMLVFSNAARLGLLPALAGGMGRMPAFVILIAVTIVGLGAVLATSAFAFTLVKLAGAAYLIYVGIRFLRHARALATSQSGDVALRALMRRDFFIAIGNPKAIAIFTAFFPQFIDPAMAAQPQLIKMGIVFLLLEVLAVLAYALGGTLLGKALKSARVFVNLNRFVGGALILSGASMAFSRQ; this is encoded by the coding sequence GTGATCACATGGGCACTGTTCATACCGGCCTGTTTTGCGCTCAATTGCGCACCGGGGCCGAACAACATGCTTGTATTTTCGAATGCTGCGCGTCTCGGTCTGCTGCCGGCCCTGGCAGGCGGCATGGGACGGATGCCGGCATTCGTCATCCTCATCGCCGTCACCATCGTCGGACTTGGAGCGGTGCTGGCCACCTCTGCCTTCGCCTTCACCCTCGTGAAGCTCGCAGGTGCTGCCTACCTGATCTATGTCGGCATACGTTTCCTGAGGCATGCGAGGGCGCTGGCGACGAGCCAGAGCGGCGATGTGGCTCTGCGCGCACTGATGCGGCGTGACTTCTTCATTGCCATCGGCAACCCAAAGGCGATTGCCATCTTCACCGCATTCTTTCCGCAGTTCATCGATCCCGCCATGGCCGCTCAGCCGCAGCTTATCAAGATGGGCATTGTGTTCCTTCTCCTGGAAGTTCTGGCCGTTCTGGCCTACGCCCTGGGCGGCACACTATTGGGCAAGGCACTGAAGTCGGCCCGGGTCTTCGTGAACCTCAACCGCTTCGTTGGAGGCGCACTCATACTCTCCGGCGCATCCATGGCCTTTTCCCGTCAGTGA
- a CDS encoding ribose-phosphate pyrophosphokinase, with protein sequence MKLFSGNSNRVLAESVARYLNIPLGNATVKRFADEEIFVEIQENVRGEDVFVLQSTAYPANDHLMELLIMIDAFRRSSARRITAVLPYFGYARQDRRTSGRTPISAKLVANLITRAGADRVLTLDLHAGQIQGFFDIPTDNLFAVPVMARDVKAHYNLENVMVVSPDVGGVVRARSLAKRIDAPLAIVDKRRDRPGESEVMNVIGDVRGKDCLLIDDIVDSGGTLCNAAEALLNNGATSVTAYITHGVLSGAACDRICNSKLKELVITDSIQAPPTVQNTKNIRVITIADLIGEAISRTASEESVSSLFN encoded by the coding sequence ATGAAGCTCTTTTCGGGCAATTCGAACCGGGTGCTTGCGGAATCCGTGGCCCGGTATCTCAACATTCCTCTGGGCAATGCGACAGTGAAGCGCTTCGCGGACGAGGAAATCTTCGTCGAGATCCAGGAGAATGTGCGAGGCGAGGACGTGTTCGTCCTGCAGTCAACGGCCTATCCGGCAAATGATCACCTGATGGAACTGCTCATCATGATCGATGCCTTCCGCCGCTCCTCCGCACGCCGCATCACTGCCGTTCTTCCCTATTTCGGATATGCCCGCCAGGATCGCCGCACATCTGGCCGAACCCCGATCTCCGCCAAGCTTGTGGCAAATCTGATCACCCGCGCCGGTGCCGACCGCGTGCTGACGCTGGACCTTCACGCGGGTCAGATCCAGGGCTTCTTCGACATTCCAACGGACAATCTGTTCGCGGTTCCCGTCATGGCACGGGACGTGAAGGCGCATTACAATCTCGAGAATGTCATGGTGGTCTCGCCGGATGTCGGCGGCGTTGTGCGTGCGCGCTCGCTTGCCAAGCGGATCGATGCACCGCTGGCCATCGTCGACAAGCGCCGCGACCGTCCCGGTGAATCCGAAGTCATGAATGTCATTGGTGATGTCCGCGGCAAGGACTGCCTCCTGATCGACGACATCGTGGATTCCGGCGGCACGCTGTGCAACGCGGCAGAAGCGCTTCTGAACAACGGTGCCACTTCCGTGACGGCCTATATCACCCACGGCGTTCTGTCGGGTGCTGCATGCGACCGCATCTGCAACTCGAAACTGAAGGAACTGGTAATTACCGATTCCATTCAGGCTCCGCCGACGGTGCAGAACACGAAGAATATCCGCGTCATCACCATTGCCGACCTCATTGGCGAGGCGATCTCGCGCACGGCAAGCGAAGAGTCGGTTTCAAGCCTGTTCAACTGA
- a CDS encoding HupE/UreJ family protein yields the protein MKRLLSVIVGTMVLPAEAMAHPPFSISLIDGLLHPISGVHHLLAMIAVGVWAAQSGGRAVWAWPVCFIIIMVGGSAAASAGFSIPFVEPGILTSILVLGLMITFAAKLHIAAGAALIAVFALLHGYVHGVAYPIDGTIMQYLAGLILGTACLHAAGIAVAGFSRHIAAPWATQALGALTVLAGFGLLFTHA from the coding sequence ATGAAGCGACTGCTTTCGGTTATTGTCGGCACGATGGTTCTGCCAGCTGAGGCAATGGCACATCCACCCTTCAGTATTTCACTGATCGACGGCCTTCTGCACCCGATCTCCGGCGTCCATCATCTGCTCGCAATGATTGCAGTTGGCGTGTGGGCTGCACAATCGGGCGGACGCGCTGTCTGGGCTTGGCCGGTCTGCTTCATCATCATCATGGTCGGCGGCAGCGCGGCGGCATCTGCAGGATTCTCCATACCCTTTGTCGAGCCGGGCATACTGACATCGATCCTGGTCCTTGGCCTCATGATCACCTTTGCGGCCAAGCTGCACATTGCTGCCGGAGCCGCTCTGATCGCGGTATTCGCATTGCTGCACGGTTACGTGCACGGCGTCGCCTACCCGATCGATGGCACGATCATGCAATATTTGGCGGGGCTGATCCTCGGCACCGCATGCCTGCATGCGGCAGGCATAGCTGTCGCAGGTTTCTCGAGGCACATCGCAGCCCCCTGGGCGACACAGGCTCTGGGCGCGCTCACCGTGCTTGCCGGGTTCGGACTGCTCTTCACCCACGCCTGA